The following proteins are co-located in the Candidatus Accumulibacter cognatus genome:
- a CDS encoding TIR domain-containing protein produces the protein MAGENTLFISYAHRDEIWKDELLVQLRALGRAVPLDIWDDRRIRQGEDWYREIRNAVARARFAVCLITGHFLGSSFCMDEEIPELLRRRQEEGLDLLPILIEDCPWEAHLWLKPLQMLPRDGKTVKVDFRDNHETVFSAVAKRIYEALQGPAVTPAGAPGLPTRPAAAAPNDTQRLPPATSHLFGRHHELQILMDAVNDPDGGIVVLHGWGGVGKTGLVRAWVDALPQHPGASTRPVFAWSFGNQSATDRETSADSFAIAALRFFGDGSPLQGLPWEKGERLAGLVAGRRGILLLDGLEPLQCRDGTLRDPIILSLLRQLSCRCGGLCVVTSRLALADFAEEGDRSGVRHQNVEEISPAVGRALLRSRGVKGHDQELEALVTACGGQALAVELLASCPDVRGKPGAAAKTGPIVGARSEHARRVLALLAQQLGNGAEVGLLRVLALFDGPVGMDELDAVLGPPVLPGATDFLQGAPTTFLFRQIQKLRSQRLIKVSDHDPLTLDMHPIVREYFADDWSRADRPAVLAGHRRLYEYHRARVPAEPASADQFERLFLAVGQGLQGGLYEEAYELYRQAVAHRGVSLLPSEHGLIGLELSALAGFFAKRWSSLVCELPCAARVDILRRVAECLQAMGRVAEAEEPLLECLAFEQDGADEGTAAETAHRLSTVYLVLGDLPRARHYSRVSVAHFAGRHPDRRMVYSLCRHGDILQLMGERSEAEATLERAEALNAQIDPDHPALHGVECFWMCDLLIMQVQESLFAAGHDRPDVEGLLARLDEVRRRAMLAIASELEDAFLVALHHICIGRAAMLQALLGRRHRLADAGEALDRGVNALRQSGQQHWLPRGLLARAAFRRESGRLAEAEADILEARKIAEKRRMTPMRLHIADCLIEHARVALAKGDLGAAAEHCRDARLLVDTMRYHSRDSALSAVEAQLS, from the coding sequence ATGGCCGGCGAAAACACCCTTTTCATCAGTTACGCCCACCGGGACGAAATCTGGAAAGACGAACTGCTGGTTCAACTGCGTGCCCTCGGCCGTGCCGTTCCGCTCGATATCTGGGATGACCGTCGCATCAGGCAGGGCGAAGACTGGTATCGCGAAATCAGGAATGCAGTGGCGCGCGCGCGCTTCGCCGTCTGCCTGATCACCGGGCACTTCCTCGGATCCTCATTCTGCATGGATGAAGAAATCCCCGAGTTGCTGCGCCGACGTCAGGAGGAGGGCCTGGATCTGTTGCCGATTCTGATCGAAGACTGTCCGTGGGAAGCGCATCTGTGGCTGAAGCCCTTGCAAATGCTGCCGCGCGACGGCAAGACGGTCAAGGTGGACTTTCGGGACAACCACGAGACCGTATTCAGTGCCGTTGCGAAGCGGATATACGAGGCGCTTCAGGGGCCGGCAGTAACGCCGGCGGGAGCGCCCGGCTTGCCGACCAGGCCGGCCGCCGCCGCGCCAAACGACACGCAGCGCCTGCCGCCGGCAACCTCGCACCTATTCGGCCGTCACCATGAGCTGCAGATTCTCATGGACGCAGTGAACGACCCCGACGGTGGCATCGTCGTTCTCCACGGTTGGGGTGGTGTCGGCAAAACGGGTCTGGTGCGCGCCTGGGTTGACGCCCTTCCACAACATCCCGGAGCAAGTACCAGGCCGGTATTTGCGTGGTCCTTCGGCAACCAATCGGCTACCGACCGCGAGACCTCGGCGGACAGCTTTGCGATTGCCGCGTTGCGTTTCTTTGGCGATGGTTCACCGCTGCAGGGACTGCCCTGGGAAAAAGGCGAGCGCCTGGCGGGGCTCGTTGCCGGCCGGCGCGGAATCCTCCTCCTCGACGGCCTCGAACCCCTGCAATGCCGGGATGGGACGCTGCGTGATCCGATCATCCTGAGCCTGCTCCGCCAACTCTCTTGTCGGTGCGGCGGGCTGTGTGTCGTGACCAGTCGCCTGGCGCTGGCCGACTTTGCAGAAGAAGGTGACCGATCCGGGGTAAGGCACCAGAATGTGGAGGAGATTTCGCCCGCGGTCGGCCGTGCGCTGCTCCGCAGTCGGGGTGTCAAAGGCCACGACCAGGAGCTGGAAGCACTGGTCACGGCCTGCGGAGGCCAGGCACTGGCGGTCGAGTTGCTGGCTTCCTGTCCTGACGTCCGTGGCAAACCCGGCGCAGCTGCCAAGACGGGACCCATCGTCGGTGCCCGGAGCGAACACGCACGGCGTGTACTCGCATTGCTCGCACAACAGCTCGGGAACGGCGCCGAAGTCGGCCTGTTGCGCGTACTCGCCCTTTTCGACGGGCCTGTCGGCATGGACGAACTCGATGCCGTGCTCGGGCCACCGGTGTTGCCCGGTGCGACCGACTTCCTGCAAGGTGCGCCGACAACGTTCCTGTTTCGGCAAATCCAGAAACTGCGCTCCCAACGGCTGATCAAGGTCAGTGATCACGACCCGCTCACGCTGGACATGCACCCCATCGTTCGTGAGTACTTCGCCGACGACTGGTCGCGTGCCGATCGGCCGGCTGTTCTCGCCGGACACCGGCGCCTTTACGAATACCATCGTGCCCGCGTGCCGGCCGAACCGGCGAGTGCCGACCAGTTCGAACGGCTCTTCCTGGCTGTCGGCCAGGGACTTCAGGGCGGTCTGTACGAGGAGGCTTACGAATTGTACCGTCAGGCGGTCGCTCATCGGGGTGTCTCTCTCCTGCCCTCGGAGCATGGCCTGATCGGACTGGAGCTGTCGGCTCTGGCGGGTTTTTTCGCGAAGCGATGGTCAAGCCTGGTGTGTGAGCTGCCGTGCGCTGCCCGAGTGGACATTCTCCGGCGTGTCGCGGAGTGCCTGCAGGCGATGGGACGCGTCGCCGAGGCCGAGGAACCGCTGTTGGAATGTCTGGCTTTCGAGCAGGACGGAGCCGACGAGGGCACTGCTGCGGAGACCGCTCACCGCCTGAGCACCGTTTACCTCGTCCTTGGCGATCTGCCACGGGCGAGGCACTACTCCAGGGTCAGCGTTGCCCATTTTGCAGGCCGGCATCCGGATCGACGTATGGTGTATTCCCTTTGCCGACACGGAGACATTCTCCAGCTCATGGGCGAGAGGAGCGAAGCCGAAGCGACTCTGGAACGCGCGGAGGCGCTCAACGCGCAGATCGATCCGGACCATCCGGCGCTGCACGGCGTCGAGTGTTTCTGGATGTGTGACCTCCTCATCATGCAGGTTCAAGAGTCGCTCTTTGCGGCGGGTCATGACCGGCCGGACGTGGAGGGCTTGCTGGCGCGGCTGGATGAAGTCCGCCGGCGTGCCATGCTTGCCATCGCCAGCGAACTGGAAGATGCCTTTCTTGTCGCTCTTCACCATATCTGCATCGGGCGCGCCGCGATGCTCCAGGCATTGCTCGGCAGGCGCCATCGTCTGGCGGATGCCGGCGAAGCGCTCGATCGCGGCGTCAACGCCCTGCGTCAGTCAGGGCAGCAACACTGGTTGCCGCGTGGGTTGCTGGCGCGCGCTGCGTTTCGCCGCGAGTCAGGGCGGCTCGCCGAGGCCGAAGCGGACATTCTGGAAGCGCGCAAAATTGCCGAGAAACGACGCATGACACCGATGCGGCTGCACATCGCCGATTGCCTGATCGAGCACGCTCGCGTTGCTCTTGCCAAGGGAGACCTGGGCGCCGCGGCTGAGCACTGTCGGGATGCGCGTCTCCTGGTGGACACGATGCGCTATCACAGCCGGGACAGCGCCCTAAGCGCCGTCGAGGCGCAACTGTCCTGA
- a CDS encoding peptidoglycan DD-metalloendopeptidase family protein: MPLCQRVALCLRCLLPLLLPSLTHAALPRAASVPGGVAVVSLGPIAAGARPPRAWLGKQPVLVAADAGQWVGVVGLALDTPPGTYALRVDEMEQATAQGKSRSVQFRVDHKDYPAQRITLKDSSKVQLSASDLARVEGEIAAIQAIKRHWRDADDTDTDFVLPAAGRLTGRFGVRRFFNGEARSPHAGFDIASPRGGTVKSSAHGIVLATGDYFFNGQTVFVDHGNGLISMYCHLERIDVQTGETVGKGQRLGLSGMSGRATGPHLHWSVILNGAMVDPQLFVANPGRMN, translated from the coding sequence ATGCCGCTTTGCCAGCGTGTCGCCCTGTGTCTGCGATGTTTGCTTCCCCTGCTGCTGCCCTCGCTCACGCACGCCGCCTTGCCCAGAGCAGCCAGCGTCCCCGGCGGCGTGGCAGTGGTTTCGCTTGGGCCGATCGCGGCTGGCGCCAGACCGCCACGCGCCTGGCTCGGCAAACAGCCGGTGCTGGTCGCGGCCGACGCCGGTCAATGGGTCGGCGTCGTCGGCCTGGCGCTGGACACGCCCCCAGGGACATACGCGCTGCGGGTGGATGAAATGGAGCAGGCGACTGCACAGGGAAAATCGCGCAGCGTACAGTTCAGAGTCGATCACAAGGACTATCCGGCACAAAGGATCACGCTCAAGGACAGCAGCAAGGTGCAGCTCTCGGCCAGCGATCTGGCACGCGTCGAGGGTGAAATCGCCGCCATCCAGGCCATCAAGCGCCATTGGCGCGATGCCGACGATACCGACACCGACTTCGTCCTGCCCGCGGCGGGTCGCCTCACCGGCCGCTTCGGGGTGCGTCGCTTCTTCAATGGCGAGGCGCGCTCGCCGCACGCGGGCTTCGATATCGCCTCACCGCGCGGCGGCACCGTCAAATCCAGCGCGCATGGCATCGTGCTCGCCACCGGTGATTATTTCTTCAACGGCCAGACCGTGTTTGTCGACCACGGCAACGGTCTGATCAGCATGTACTGCCACCTCGAGCGCATCGATGTGCAAACTGGAGAGACGGTCGGCAAGGGACAGCGACTCGGCCTGTCCGGAATGAGCGGTCGCGCCACTGGCCCACATCTGCACTGGAGCGTGATCCTCAACGGGGCGATGGTCGATCCGCAGTTGTTCGTTGCCAATCCAGGCAGAATGAACTGA
- a CDS encoding neutral zinc metallopeptidase: MRLDDQSESQNVEDRRGGGGVGAGSVGIGTLLVAIAAGYFFGIDPTVILGLVSNSSHHTSSAARPAAKPPVNDEMASFVAKVLGSTETTWQTVFREAGRRYQEPKLVLFTGATPTACGTGKSAMGPFYCPADQKVYIDLAFYRDLRERFRAPGEFAQAYVIAHEVGHHVQHLLGISDKVHAAQQKSGNRSAANALSVRLELQADCFAGVWGHRADSMQKILEPGETEQALTAAAAIGDDRLQRQTQGQIVPESFTHGTSEQRVRWFRRGMESGDVRQCDTFSAASL; encoded by the coding sequence ATGCGCCTGGATGATCAGAGCGAAAGTCAGAATGTCGAGGACCGGCGAGGGGGTGGCGGCGTCGGGGCCGGCAGCGTCGGTATCGGGACGCTGCTGGTTGCGATCGCCGCCGGCTATTTTTTCGGCATCGACCCGACGGTGATCCTTGGATTGGTTTCGAACAGCAGCCACCACACTTCGTCCGCAGCACGCCCTGCAGCGAAGCCGCCGGTCAACGATGAAATGGCGAGCTTTGTCGCCAAGGTGCTCGGCAGTACCGAAACGACCTGGCAGACGGTCTTTCGTGAGGCCGGTCGCCGTTACCAGGAACCGAAACTGGTGCTGTTCACCGGCGCTACACCAACCGCATGCGGCACCGGCAAGTCTGCCATGGGCCCCTTTTATTGCCCGGCCGATCAGAAGGTTTACATCGACCTGGCGTTCTACCGCGATCTCAGGGAACGTTTTCGCGCACCCGGCGAGTTTGCCCAGGCATACGTGATCGCCCACGAAGTCGGTCATCACGTACAGCACCTGCTGGGCATTTCGGACAAGGTGCACGCGGCACAGCAGAAGAGCGGCAACCGCTCTGCCGCCAATGCGCTGTCGGTGCGGCTCGAACTGCAAGCCGACTGCTTTGCCGGCGTCTGGGGCCATCGCGCCGACAGCATGCAGAAGATCCTCGAACCGGGCGAGACCGAGCAGGCGCTGACTGCGGCGGCGGCAATTGGCGACGACCGACTGCAACGCCAGACGCAGGGCCAGATCGTTCCGGAATCCTTCACCCACGGCACTTCCGAACAGCGTGTGCGCTGGTTCAGGCGGGGAATGGAGAGCGGCGACGTCCGCCAGTGCGACACTTTCAGCGCTGCGTCGCTGTAG
- a CDS encoding class I SAM-dependent rRNA methyltransferase translates to MAQLILLPGKDRSLARRHPWIFAAAVDKLSGRARPGDTVDVVTANGRPLAKAAWSPESKIRARVWTFDPDEIVDDAFFKRHIQAAVERRQQTPDLRGQEGLRLIHGESDGLPGLIADRYGDTIVLQLTATGPEKWRQAIIHALQRATGCARIYERSDSHVRRLEGLLPVTGWVFGAEPAERLCIVENGVRMQVDVVAGHKTGFYLDQRDNRLLTRTLAADRATLNCFCYTGGFSLQALAGGAGSVLSIDSSGPALATAIDNLALNPQLDANRAEWREADVFTELRALKSAGRHFDLIILDPPKFAPSAAHAERAARAYRDINAFAFRLLNRGGLLMSYSCSGGISSEYFQRIVADAALDAGRGARILRRLAAPPDHPVALHFSEGEYLKGLLCQVD, encoded by the coding sequence ATGGCTCAACTCATTCTTCTGCCCGGCAAGGATCGCTCGCTTGCTCGTCGCCACCCCTGGATTTTCGCGGCTGCGGTCGATAAGCTCAGCGGTCGCGCACGACCGGGCGATACCGTCGATGTCGTCACTGCCAATGGGCGTCCTCTGGCGAAAGCGGCGTGGAGCCCCGAGTCGAAGATTCGCGCCCGTGTGTGGACCTTCGACCCCGACGAGATCGTCGACGATGCCTTCTTCAAACGCCATATCCAGGCTGCCGTCGAACGCCGCCAGCAGACACCGGATTTGCGCGGACAGGAAGGCCTGCGGCTGATCCATGGCGAATCCGATGGTCTGCCGGGCCTGATTGCCGACCGCTACGGCGACACCATCGTGCTGCAACTGACGGCGACCGGCCCCGAGAAATGGCGGCAGGCGATCATCCATGCGCTGCAGCGTGCGACTGGCTGCGCGCGCATCTACGAGCGTTCTGATTCGCATGTACGCCGCCTCGAAGGGTTGCTGCCGGTGACCGGCTGGGTGTTCGGTGCAGAGCCCGCAGAAAGACTCTGCATCGTCGAGAACGGCGTGCGCATGCAGGTCGACGTCGTTGCCGGCCACAAGACCGGTTTCTATCTCGACCAGCGTGACAACCGCCTGCTGACGCGCACTCTGGCCGCCGACCGTGCGACGCTCAATTGTTTCTGTTACACCGGCGGGTTTTCGCTGCAGGCGCTTGCCGGCGGCGCCGGCAGCGTCCTTTCGATCGACTCGTCGGGGCCGGCTCTGGCGACGGCCATCGACAACCTGGCGCTCAACCCGCAGCTCGACGCGAACCGGGCCGAGTGGCGCGAAGCTGACGTGTTCACCGAATTGCGCGCGCTGAAGAGCGCCGGGCGGCATTTCGACCTGATCATTCTCGACCCGCCCAAGTTCGCTCCCTCGGCGGCGCATGCCGAGCGCGCCGCACGCGCCTACCGGGACATCAATGCCTTCGCCTTCCGTCTGCTCAATCGCGGTGGCCTGCTGATGAGCTACTCGTGTTCGGGGGGCATCAGCAGCGAGTACTTTCAGCGCATCGTCGCCGATGCCGCCCTCGATGCCGGTCGTGGCGCGCGCATCCTGCGCCGTCTCGCCGCGCCGCCGGATCATCCGGTGGCGTTGCATTTCAGCGAAGGCGAATATCTCAAGGGCCTGCTCTGCCAGGTCGATTGA
- the msrA gene encoding peptide-methionine (S)-S-oxide reductase MsrA, with protein MSARLLMAALWLLAMGGWAGAADPPTGKKTEIRTAIFAGGCFWCIEADFEKLPGVLGAESGYTGGHTVNPSYEQVSAGNTGHTEAIRVSYDPQKVSYPQLLDYFWRHIDPTVKNRQFCDIGTQYRSGIYWQNEDERKAAESSRDALLASGRLPRIETEIAAATPFYPAEEYHQDYYRKNPIRYTYYRHGCGRDARVKQIWGGS; from the coding sequence ATGAGCGCGCGCCTGCTCATGGCAGCGCTGTGGCTGCTGGCGATGGGCGGCTGGGCCGGCGCTGCCGACCCACCGACCGGCAAGAAAACCGAGATCAGGACGGCGATTTTTGCTGGCGGCTGCTTCTGGTGTATCGAGGCGGATTTCGAGAAACTGCCGGGCGTGCTCGGCGCCGAGTCCGGCTATACCGGTGGCCACACCGTCAACCCGAGCTACGAACAGGTCAGTGCGGGCAACACCGGACATACCGAGGCCATCCGCGTCAGCTATGACCCACAGAAGGTCAGCTATCCACAACTCCTCGACTATTTCTGGCGGCACATCGATCCGACCGTCAAGAACCGGCAGTTCTGCGACATCGGCACGCAGTACCGCAGCGGCATCTACTGGCAGAACGAAGACGAGCGCAAGGCCGCCGAAAGCAGCCGTGACGCCCTGCTGGCGAGTGGCAGGCTGCCGCGCATCGAAACCGAAATCGCCGCCGCCACCCCCTTCTACCCGGCCGAGGAGTATCACCAGGACTACTACAGGAAAAACCCGATCCGCTATACCTATTACCGTCATGGTTGCGGCCGCGACGCGCGCGTCAAGCAGATCTGGGGGGGAAGCTAG
- the msrB gene encoding peptide-methionine (R)-S-oxide reductase MsrB has product MDRRQSLKWLGGISAFILPVAAPGPVWASEAAGNKLRKSQAEWATLLPLPAYRVLFEEDTERPGTSPLNQEKRDGTFICAACYLPLFDSSAKYESGTGWPSFWQPLPEAVATRTDFKLIYPRTEYHCARCSGHQGHVFNDGPKPTGKRYCNNGVALQFVPRADPLPALRT; this is encoded by the coding sequence ATGGATCGTCGTCAATCACTGAAATGGCTGGGTGGCATCTCCGCCTTCATCCTGCCGGTAGCCGCCCCTGGCCCGGTCTGGGCTAGCGAGGCCGCTGGCAATAAACTGCGGAAATCGCAAGCCGAATGGGCCACCCTGCTGCCGCTGCCCGCTTATCGCGTGCTCTTCGAGGAAGATACCGAACGCCCTGGAACGAGCCCGCTGAACCAGGAAAAACGCGACGGCACCTTCATCTGTGCCGCCTGCTACCTGCCGCTCTTCGACAGCTCTGCAAAATACGAGAGCGGTACCGGCTGGCCCAGCTTCTGGCAGCCCCTGCCGGAAGCGGTGGCCACCAGGACCGACTTCAAACTCATCTATCCGCGCACCGAGTACCACTGCGCCCGCTGCAGCGGTCATCAGGGGCACGTTTTCAACGACGGTCCCAAGCCCACCGGCAAGCGCTATTGCAACAACGGCGTGGCCCTGCAGTTCGTGCCGCGCGCCGATCCGCTGCCGGCGTTGCGGACATGA
- a CDS encoding transcriptional repressor, protein MLTHATPVETAAEAETAVLLIRRTGARATPARVRVLQLLRSAPAALTHHQIEQALGDLAIDRVTLYRVLDWLVESGIAHRTTDAQRTFRYSLAAVGEHAAHTHFRCENCGRVFCLDAAPPVPPSLPEGFCLSRIELDLCGRCAECAGERR, encoded by the coding sequence ATGCTGACCCATGCCACCCCTGTCGAAACCGCGGCAGAAGCGGAAACCGCCGTCCTGCTGATTCGCCGCACGGGCGCGCGCGCCACCCCGGCGCGGGTACGGGTCCTGCAACTGCTGCGCTCTGCGCCGGCGGCGCTGACCCATCACCAGATCGAGCAGGCGCTCGGTGATCTGGCCATCGATCGGGTGACGCTCTACCGGGTGCTCGACTGGCTGGTCGAGAGCGGAATCGCGCACCGCACGACCGATGCACAGCGGACCTTCCGCTATTCGCTCGCTGCCGTCGGTGAGCATGCCGCACATACCCATTTCCGTTGCGAAAACTGCGGGCGGGTGTTCTGCCTCGACGCGGCTCCGCCGGTGCCACCCAGCCTGCCGGAAGGCTTCTGTCTGTCGCGCATCGAACTCGATCTGTGTGGCCGCTGTGCCGAATGTGCCGGCGAACGCCGATGA
- a CDS encoding DOMON-like domain-containing protein has protein sequence MFPGEFTLTLRRHPATPAPVVRTIEVHAARAADGGIALAYCLRGDLARLRIPAPRPPEPADGLWEHTCFEAFVGVLGEAGYHEFNFSPSGQWAAYAFSGYRQRDDSRTLLVPPQITARLFAGRLELEAVMAAAVLPPRAATATLQIGLSAVVEAADIIDGSHSYWALHHPAALPDFHHRDCFALELAPAHESS, from the coding sequence ATGTTTCCAGGCGAATTCACGCTGACCCTGCGCCGCCATCCGGCAACCCCTGCCCCGGTGGTGCGCACGATCGAAGTGCATGCGGCGCGTGCCGCCGATGGAGGCATTGCGCTGGCCTACTGCCTGCGCGGCGACCTGGCCCGCCTGCGGATTCCGGCGCCACGGCCACCCGAGCCTGCCGATGGACTCTGGGAGCACACCTGTTTCGAGGCCTTTGTCGGCGTCCTTGGCGAGGCCGGCTACCACGAGTTCAACTTTTCGCCGTCGGGTCAATGGGCAGCGTATGCGTTTTCCGGCTACCGCCAGCGCGACGACAGCCGGACCCTGCTGGTACCGCCGCAGATCACCGCCAGGCTGTTCGCCGGCCGGCTGGAACTCGAAGCCGTCATGGCTGCCGCCGTACTGCCGCCGCGAGCCGCCACGGCAACGCTGCAGATCGGTCTGTCCGCGGTTGTCGAAGCCGCCGACATCATCGACGGCAGCCATAGCTACTGGGCCCTGCATCATCCGGCAGCCTTGCCCGATTTTCACCACCGCGACTGTTTCGCCCTCGAACTGGCGCCAGCGCACGAGTCAAGCTGA
- a CDS encoding DUF1343 domain-containing protein: MPALQFGLDRLLTDPALRRPLHGRRLALLAHPASVSADLRHALDALAALPDLQLTAAFGPQHGLRGDKQDNMVESPEFLDPLHHIPVFSLYGAVRRPTPAMMATFDVLLVDLQDLGCRIYTFITTLRYVLEAAAEHGKAVWILDRPNPAGRPIEGLLLRPGWESFVGAGPLPMRHGLTMGELAGWFIRRLALDLDWTLVPMQGWLPEAAPGYGWPLGERCWINPSPNAPNLSMARCYAGTVMLEGSTLSEGRGTTRPLELFGAPDIDARQLLLTMEALAGHWLQGCRLRECWFEPTFHKHAGQLCHGVQIHVDDGGYRHASFRPWRLQSLAFKALRRLQPDYLLWRDFAYEYEFDRLAIDLINGSPLLREWVDDPAATPADLDALCRSDEEAWAQARQEFLRY; this comes from the coding sequence ATGCCCGCCCTGCAGTTCGGACTCGATCGTCTGCTCACCGACCCGGCCCTGCGCCGGCCCCTGCACGGCCGTCGGCTGGCCCTGCTGGCGCATCCGGCGTCGGTCAGCGCCGATCTGAGGCATGCCCTCGACGCCCTGGCCGCCTTGCCCGATCTGCAGCTCACCGCAGCCTTCGGCCCGCAGCATGGCTTGCGCGGCGACAAGCAGGACAATATGGTCGAGTCGCCGGAGTTTCTCGACCCGCTGCACCACATTCCGGTGTTCAGCCTGTACGGCGCCGTGCGTCGGCCGACACCGGCGATGATGGCGACTTTCGACGTGCTGCTGGTCGACCTGCAGGACCTCGGCTGCCGCATCTATACCTTCATCACCACCTTGCGCTACGTGCTCGAAGCTGCTGCCGAACACGGCAAGGCGGTATGGATTCTCGATCGCCCGAATCCGGCGGGACGTCCTATCGAGGGACTGCTGTTGCGTCCCGGCTGGGAGAGCTTCGTCGGCGCCGGGCCACTGCCGATGCGGCATGGTCTGACGATGGGCGAACTCGCCGGCTGGTTCATCCGCCGCCTCGCGCTCGACCTGGACTGGACGCTGGTCCCCATGCAGGGCTGGCTCCCCGAAGCGGCGCCCGGCTACGGCTGGCCACTCGGCGAGCGCTGCTGGATCAACCCCAGCCCGAACGCCCCGAACCTGTCGATGGCGCGTTGCTACGCCGGCACGGTGATGCTCGAAGGCAGTACGCTCTCCGAAGGCCGTGGCACGACGCGTCCGCTGGAGCTTTTTGGCGCGCCGGACATCGATGCGCGCCAGTTGCTGCTGACCATGGAGGCTCTCGCAGGGCACTGGCTGCAGGGCTGCCGACTGCGCGAATGCTGGTTCGAACCGACTTTCCACAAACACGCCGGGCAGCTCTGCCACGGCGTGCAGATCCATGTCGACGATGGCGGCTACCGACACGCCAGTTTCCGCCCCTGGCGCCTGCAGAGCCTGGCTTTCAAGGCGTTGCGGCGATTGCAGCCGGACTATCTGCTGTGGCGCGATTTTGCCTACGAATACGAATTCGATCGCCTGGCCATCGACCTGATCAACGGTTCGCCCTTGCTGCGCGAGTGGGTCGATGACCCGGCCGCGACGCCGGCCGACCTGGATGCCCTCTGCCGCAGCGACGAGGAGGCCTGGGCGCAGGCGCGTCAGGAATTCCTGCGGTATTGA
- a CDS encoding spondin domain-containing protein, whose amino-acid sequence MYHTHCTMARFSVAAAALALCTTAGAAPLNVTVKVENLAPTNSISFAPLHFGFNNGSFDAFDNGAVATAPIISVAEGGSGSAWQPAFAAADPTATRGTIGGLLQPGESRSSSFLVDPLLNPFFTFAAMVVPSNDFFIGNDSPTRFRLFDAAGHLLIASIGQKARDLWDAGSELFDPAASAFVGNNDLRTPQNGVVRFDFAELAGFNGLTTGAGYVFDSALAADSDVYRITFAVVPEPGTAALIAVGLFAVAGVSRRRRGQSSASALAPA is encoded by the coding sequence ATGTACCATACGCATTGCACCATGGCCCGCTTCAGCGTCGCTGCCGCCGCGCTCGCCCTCTGCACCACGGCCGGCGCGGCGCCTCTCAACGTCACCGTGAAAGTCGAAAACCTGGCGCCGACCAACAGCATCAGCTTCGCCCCGCTGCATTTTGGCTTCAACAATGGCAGCTTCGACGCTTTCGACAACGGCGCGGTGGCCACGGCGCCGATCATCTCGGTCGCCGAAGGCGGCAGCGGCTCGGCCTGGCAACCGGCATTCGCGGCCGCTGATCCGACGGCGACGCGCGGCACGATCGGCGGCCTGCTGCAGCCAGGGGAAAGCCGCAGCAGCAGTTTCCTGGTCGATCCTCTGCTGAACCCCTTCTTCACCTTTGCTGCGATGGTCGTGCCGAGCAACGACTTTTTCATCGGCAACGATTCGCCGACCCGTTTCCGCTTGTTCGACGCCGCCGGCCATCTCCTGATCGCCTCGATCGGCCAGAAGGCCCGCGACCTCTGGGACGCCGGCTCCGAGCTGTTCGATCCGGCGGCGTCGGCCTTCGTCGGCAATAATGACCTGCGCACGCCGCAGAACGGCGTCGTCCGCTTCGACTTCGCCGAGCTTGCGGGTTTCAACGGATTGACGACGGGTGCCGGCTATGTGTTCGACAGCGCGCTCGCCGCCGATTCCGATGTCTATCGAATCACCTTCGCGGTCGTCCCCGAGCCCGGAACCGCTGCGCTGATCGCCGTCGGTCTGTTCGCCGTCGCGGGGGTTTCCCGTCGGCGCCGCGGCCAGTCGTCTGCGTCCGCGCTCGCGCCGGCGTGA